A genomic segment from Blastocatellia bacterium encodes:
- a CDS encoding DUF2442 domain-containing protein — translation MDRLLRASQTGRAAEGYQEDQVILPEGAVIDILRVEQLSDYKLKLYFSDGIERIIDFEPFLQASRNPMIQAYLDPKKFANFKLEYGELVWDDYGLCFPIADLYENRI, via the coding sequence ATGGATCGATTACTTCGTGCTTCACAAACCGGTAGAGCCGCAGAAGGTTACCAAGAAGATCAAGTGATTCTTCCCGAAGGGGCGGTGATCGACATTCTTCGAGTCGAGCAACTATCCGACTACAAACTCAAACTTTACTTCAGCGACGGGATAGAGCGAATCATAGATTTCGAACCATTCCTGCAAGCCTCCCGCAATCCGATGATTCAAGCCTACCTCGATCCGAAAAAGTTTGCGAATTTCAAACTGGAGTACGGCGAACTGGTATGGGACGACTATGGCTTGTGTTTCCCGATAGCGGATTTATACGAGAATAGAATTTGA
- a CDS encoding DUF4160 domain-containing protein translates to MPKLYEYFGIIVLFYSNEHEPIHVHGKCQGRESKAELTLENGKVVRIEYTPVKGRKPLSQSELKNFQTLTKHYAEEIVQKWIDYFVLHKPVEPQKVTKKIK, encoded by the coding sequence ATGCCAAAGCTTTATGAATATTTTGGGATCATTGTGCTGTTTTACTCCAACGAGCATGAGCCTATCCATGTTCATGGCAAGTGTCAGGGGAGAGAAAGCAAAGCCGAACTCACTCTTGAAAACGGGAAGGTGGTTAGAATTGAATACACCCCGGTCAAGGGGAGAAAGCCATTGAGCCAGTCAGAATTGAAGAACTTCCAGACCTTGACCAAGCACTACGCTGAGGAGATAGTTCAGAAATGGATCGATTACTTCGTGCTTCACAAACCGGTAGAGCCGCAGAAGGTTACCAAGAAGATCAAGTGA